A genomic window from Brassica oleracea var. oleracea cultivar TO1000 chromosome C8, BOL, whole genome shotgun sequence includes:
- the LOC106311904 gene encoding cysteine-rich and transmembrane domain-containing protein A, whose product MSYEKVPPESYPPPGYQSHYPPPGYPSAPPPPPGYPPPHHEGYPPPQAHGYPPYPPPRPYEGCYQGYFAGNYPPPPPPPQHCNHYQHDHHHYQDSNSDGSSFLRGCLAAMCCCCLLEECF is encoded by the exons ATGAGCTACGAGAAAGTTCCACCGGAATCGTATCCTCCACCAG GATACCAATCTCACTATCCGCCTCCTGGTTATCCATCGGCGCCGCCGCCGCCGCCGGGATATCCTCCGCCGCATCACGAAGGATATCCTCCACCTCAGGCTCACGGGTATCCACCGTACCCGCCACCGCGTCCTTACGAAGGCTGTTATCAAGGCTACTTCGCCGGTAACTATCCTCCTCCGCCGCCGCCGCCGCAACACTGCAACCACTACCAGCACGATCATCACCATTACCAGGATTCAAACTCTGACGGCTCCTCTTTCCTCCGTGGCTG TCTTGCTGCTATGTGCTGTTGCTGTCTGTTGGAGGAATGCTTCTGA